The following proteins come from a genomic window of Alnus glutinosa chromosome 10, dhAlnGlut1.1, whole genome shotgun sequence:
- the LOC133878827 gene encoding uncharacterized protein LOC133878827 isoform X1: protein MATNNISSTIVLELLTKENYENWKAWMENYLLAHDLWDIVEATTEPPKPEDDVVEFKAWRKNNAAALHAILISCGVDILPEIRKIDSAKKVWDKLATMYGHSLPNIQGAGSINNDLLQYEPLRTAINNGDWVSANDFLSRHKDAKSAKISVNGRSVLHVAALAGHTKIVEKLVELMSAEELEIKDDNGLTALAQAAVLQNSYRMVDCMITKNTHLLDLPDNLNRIPVVMALEYGNIEVARYLYSVSLPYQTLSDSDASTLLTLFMRFKKFDIALHLLQRCPGSALVPNRFDFPLVTLASMSSAFPSGNQLLSLENWIYARIPIRSEHYNNNEIQIDIHNPNKCEGDQLEISEPATGLILRPLIPNLHKLLGINCKQIHEMKLLHHQARQLLIQMCSQVKQMDVDHVNGAIFQAIKNGFTEFIVEIGKVDPQLLYTNYDDMGRSTLSCAVLHRQAGIFNHIYGLHQGVKKSIINVVDKSGSTILHMAGMLEPSTKRDRIRSQALMLQSEL from the exons ATGGCAACAAATAATATCTCAAGCACGATTGTTCTTGAacttcttacaaaagaaaattatgagaATTGGAAAGCTTGGATGGAAAACTATTTGTTGGCTCATGATCTCTGGGACATTGTCGAAGCAACCACGGAACCTCCTAAACCAGAAGATGATGTAGTTGAATTTAAGGCTTGGAGAAAAAACAATGCTGCAGCCTTACATGCAATCCTAATTTCATGCGGGGTGGACATACTGCCTGAGATTAGGAAAATCGATTCTGCCAAAAAAGTTTGGGATAAATTGGCTACAATGTACGGGCACTCCTTACCAAACATCCaag GGGCAGGCAGTATAAACAACGACCTCCTTCAGTATGAGCCCTTACGTACGGCCATCAACAATGGTGACTGGGTTTCTGCAAACGATTTCCTTAGCCGCCACAAAGATGCAAAGAGTGCAAAAATTTCAGTCAATGGACGTTCTGTTCTTCACGTGGCTGCCCTTGCAGGACATACGAAAATTGTGGAGAAGTTAGTGGAGTTAATGTCGGCAGAGGAATTAGAAATAAAAGACGACAACGGTTTGACAGCTCTAGCTCAGGCTGCTGTTCTACAAAATAGTTATCGGATGGTAGATTGCATGATTACGAAGAACACTCATTTGCTTGACCTCCCAGACAATTTGAATCGTATTCCAGTTGTAATGGCTCTCGAGTATGGAAACATTGAAGTAGCTCGCTATCTCTACTCTGTCTCTCTTCCATATCAAACATTAAGTGACAGCGATGCTTCCACGCTTCTTACCCTGTTCATGCGTTTCAAAAAATTTG ATATTGCCTTGCACTTGCTCCAGCGTTGCCCAGGTTCTGCTCTTGTTCCAAACCGGTTTGATTTCCCTTTGGTCACATTGGCTTCGATGTCTTCTGCCTTCCCGAGTGGGAACCAGCTGTTGTCTCTGGAAAACTGGATCTACGCCC GTATACCCATTCGATCAGAGCATTACAACAATAATGAAATTCAGATAGACATCCACAACCCAAATAAATGCGAAGGTGATCAACTCGAGATTAGCGAACCAG CTACAGGCCTAATATTACGTCCACTAATTCCGAATCTCCATAAGCTCTTG ggaaTCAATTGCAAGCAAATACATGAAATGAAATTGCTCCACCACCAAGCCCGTCAACTTCTAATTCAAATGTGCAGTCAAGTAAAGCAAATGGATGTTGATCATGTTAATGGAGCCATCTTTCAAGCCATCAAGAACGGGTTTACTGAGTTTATTGTTGAGATAGGGAAAGTAGATCCCCAACTTCTGTATACCAATTATGATGACATGGGAAGAAGCACACTTTCTTGCGCCGTCCTGCATCGTCAAGCTGGAATTTTTAATCATATTTACGGGCTTCATCAGGGTGTGAAAAAATCGATTATAAATGTTGTGGATAAATCAGGTAGCACTATCTTGCATATGGCAGGGATGTTAGAACCTTCCACTAAACGTGATCGCATTAGAAGTCAAGCTTTGATGTTACAGAGCGAACTTTAA
- the LOC133878827 gene encoding uncharacterized protein LOC133878827 isoform X2, whose translation MATNNISSTIVLELLTKENYENWKAWMENYLLAHDLWDIVEATTEPPKPEDDVVEFKAWRKNNAAALHAILISCGVDILPEIRKIDSAKKVWDKLATMYGHSLPNIQGAGSINNDLLQYEPLRTAINNGDWVSANDFLSRHKDAKSAKISVNGRSVLHVAALAGHTKIVEKLVELMSAEELEIKDDNGLTALAQAAVLQNSYRMVDCMITKNTHLLDLPDNLNRIPVVMALEYGNIEVARYLYSVSLPYQTLSDSDASTLLTLFMRFKKFDIALHLLQRCPGSALVPNRFDFPLVTLASMSSAFPSGNQLLSLENWIYARIPIRSEHYNNNEIQIDIHNPNKCEGDQLEISEPATGLILRPLIPNLHKLLAGNQLQANT comes from the exons ATGGCAACAAATAATATCTCAAGCACGATTGTTCTTGAacttcttacaaaagaaaattatgagaATTGGAAAGCTTGGATGGAAAACTATTTGTTGGCTCATGATCTCTGGGACATTGTCGAAGCAACCACGGAACCTCCTAAACCAGAAGATGATGTAGTTGAATTTAAGGCTTGGAGAAAAAACAATGCTGCAGCCTTACATGCAATCCTAATTTCATGCGGGGTGGACATACTGCCTGAGATTAGGAAAATCGATTCTGCCAAAAAAGTTTGGGATAAATTGGCTACAATGTACGGGCACTCCTTACCAAACATCCaag GGGCAGGCAGTATAAACAACGACCTCCTTCAGTATGAGCCCTTACGTACGGCCATCAACAATGGTGACTGGGTTTCTGCAAACGATTTCCTTAGCCGCCACAAAGATGCAAAGAGTGCAAAAATTTCAGTCAATGGACGTTCTGTTCTTCACGTGGCTGCCCTTGCAGGACATACGAAAATTGTGGAGAAGTTAGTGGAGTTAATGTCGGCAGAGGAATTAGAAATAAAAGACGACAACGGTTTGACAGCTCTAGCTCAGGCTGCTGTTCTACAAAATAGTTATCGGATGGTAGATTGCATGATTACGAAGAACACTCATTTGCTTGACCTCCCAGACAATTTGAATCGTATTCCAGTTGTAATGGCTCTCGAGTATGGAAACATTGAAGTAGCTCGCTATCTCTACTCTGTCTCTCTTCCATATCAAACATTAAGTGACAGCGATGCTTCCACGCTTCTTACCCTGTTCATGCGTTTCAAAAAATTTG ATATTGCCTTGCACTTGCTCCAGCGTTGCCCAGGTTCTGCTCTTGTTCCAAACCGGTTTGATTTCCCTTTGGTCACATTGGCTTCGATGTCTTCTGCCTTCCCGAGTGGGAACCAGCTGTTGTCTCTGGAAAACTGGATCTACGCCC GTATACCCATTCGATCAGAGCATTACAACAATAATGAAATTCAGATAGACATCCACAACCCAAATAAATGCGAAGGTGATCAACTCGAGATTAGCGAACCAG CTACAGGCCTAATATTACGTCCACTAATTCCGAATCTCCATAAGCTCTTGGCCGG gaaTCAATTGCAAGCAAATACATGA
- the LOC133879053 gene encoding uncharacterized protein LOC133879053 — protein sequence MVKEGEKWMKDTASSCTVVGALIITIMFTAAITVPGGNNQNTGFPMFTDKKLFIVFIIADAFSLAYSTASVLNFLGILTSRYAEEDFLESLPTKMSSGLLSLFVSIATMMITFCVGSFLMLPGKPWMAIPVIILAITPIYIFVVMVSPILFDILKSVVGARNIYIST from the coding sequence ATGGTCAAGGAAGGAGAGAAATGGATGAAGGACACCGCCAGTTCTTGTACAGTGGTAGGAGCTCTCATTATTACCATTATGTTCACTGCAGCAATCACTGTTCCAGGTGGTAACAATCAAAATACTGGGTTCCCCATGTTCACAGATAAAAAGTTATTTATCGTCTTTATCATTGCCGATGCATTTTCACTTGCTTATTCCACTGCTTCAGTATTGAACTTTCTAGGAATCCTTACATCACGTTATGCAGAAGAAGATTTTCTCGAATCCTTGCCTACGAAGATGAGTTCTGGATTGTTGAGTCTTTTCGTCTCTATTGCAACTATGATGATCACCTTTTGTGTTGGTTCTTTCCTTATGCTACCCGGAAAACCATGGATGGCCATTCCAGTCATTATTCTCGCTATTACTCCGATCTACATATTCGTTGTAATGGTGTCTCCCATTCTTTTCGACATACTCAAGTCAGTAGTTGGAGctagaaatatatatatctcaacctaa
- the LOC133879363 gene encoding uncharacterized protein LOC133879363, producing the protein MRNLGSIGNSGRLSTDQENEDGEITKLAISTLEAREEEIERKKMEVKEKLELQLGRAEEETRRLAQIWEELEVLGDPMKKEVAAVRKKIDMANRDLKPLGQSCQKKEKEYKEALEAFNEKNKEKTQLTATLMELLTESERHRTKKLEELSKNVEYIDY; encoded by the exons ATGAGGAACCTTGGGAGCATTGGCAATAGTGGGAGGCTATCAACTGATCAGGAGAATGAAGATGGGGAGATCACCAAGTTGGCCATATCCACACTTGAAGCTCGAGAGGAAGAAATTgagaggaagaagatggagGTGAAGGAGAAACTTGAGCTTCAGCTGGGTCGTGCTGAAGAAGAAACCAGGCGCTTGGCACAGATTTGGGAA GAGCTAGAAGTACTTGGAGATCCTATGAAAAAGGAAGTTGCAGCTGTACGTAAGAAGATTGACATGGCCAATCGAGATTTAAAGCCACTGGGACAGAGCTGCCAGAAGAAG GAGAAGGAATACAAAGAAGCCCTGGAGGCTTTCAacgaaaagaacaaagaaaaaacacagcTAACAGCCACATTAATGGAG TTGCTGACCGAGAGTGAGAGACACAGGACGAAGAAACTCGAAGAGCTGAGCAAGAATGTAGAATACATAGACTACTAA